Proteins co-encoded in one Nitratireductor kimnyeongensis genomic window:
- the pyc gene encoding pyruvate carboxylase, with the protein MQIKKILVANRSEIAIRVFRAANELDIRTVAIWAEEDKYSLHRFKADESYQVGRGPHLERDLGPIESYLSIDEVIRVAKLSGADAIHPGYGLLSESPEFAEACAQNDIIFIGPKPETMRRLGNKVAARNLAIEVGVPVVPATEPLPDDMSKVAEMAEEVGFPVMLKASWGGGGRGMRVIRGREDLEHEVVEAKREAKAAFGKDEVYLEKLVERARHVEVQVLGDTHGNAVHLFERDCSIQRRNQKVVERAPAPYLNDEKRAELCGYALKIAEATNYIGAGTVEFLMDADTGAFYFIEVNPRIQVEHTVTEEVTGVDIVKAQIHILEGAKIGDAASGVPAQADIRLNGDALQCRITTEDPEQNFIPDYGRITAYRGATGFGIRLDGGTAYSGAVITRFYDPLLEKVTAWAPTPEEAIARMDRALREFRIRGVATNLTFLEAIISHPNFRNASYTTRFIDETPELFSQVKRRDRATKLLNYLADVTVNGHPEARGRALPNAEAAAPHVPYVDMPVPDGSKQTFDKLGAEGFSKWMRDQERVLVTDTTMRDAHQSLLATRMRTFDMARIAGVYARALPELLSLECWGGATFDVAMRFLTEDPWERLSRIREGAPNLLLQMLLRGANGVGYTNYPDNVVQHFVKQAAAGGIDLFRVFDCLNWVENMRVAMDAVRSEGKLCEATICYTGDLLDPDRSKYDLKYYVGLAGELEAAGTNIIAIKDMAGLLKPGAARALFKALREATDLPLHFHTHDTSGISAATVLAAVESGVDAVDAAMDALSGNTSQPCLGSIVEALKGDPRDTGLDREWVRRISFYWEAVRNQYAAFESDLKGPASEVYLHEMPGGQFTNLKEQARSLGLETRWHEVARAYHDVNMMFGDIVKVTPSSKVVGDMALMMVSQDLTVADVENPEKDIAFPDSVVSMLHGDLGQPPAGWPVALQKKVLKGDKPINVRPGSLLEPADLDADRKALEEKLGRKVSEYEFSSWLMYPKVFTDFAAASESYGPVSVLPTPVYFYGMEPEDEIFVEIERGKTLVIRCLAVGDVDEKGMVTVFFELNGQPRRVKVPDRVHGASASAARRKAEAGNEAHVGAPMPGVVSTLAVKPGQTVQSGDVLLSIEAMKMETALHAERDGTIAEVLVGAGDQIDAKDLLIVFENGD; encoded by the coding sequence GTGCAGATTAAGAAGATCCTCGTCGCAAACCGTTCCGAAATCGCCATCCGCGTTTTCCGCGCAGCCAATGAACTCGACATCCGAACGGTAGCCATCTGGGCCGAGGAGGACAAATATTCGCTGCACCGGTTCAAAGCGGATGAATCCTATCAGGTGGGGCGCGGACCGCATCTCGAGCGCGATCTTGGTCCCATTGAAAGCTATCTGTCGATTGACGAGGTCATCCGTGTCGCCAAACTGTCAGGGGCCGATGCCATTCATCCGGGCTATGGCCTCCTGTCCGAGAGCCCGGAGTTCGCCGAAGCCTGTGCGCAGAACGACATTATCTTCATCGGCCCAAAACCCGAGACCATGCGTCGCCTTGGCAACAAGGTTGCGGCGCGCAACCTTGCCATCGAAGTCGGCGTCCCCGTTGTTCCGGCCACGGAGCCACTGCCTGATGACATGAGCAAGGTTGCCGAGATGGCTGAGGAGGTCGGTTTCCCGGTCATGCTCAAGGCCTCCTGGGGCGGTGGCGGACGCGGCATGCGCGTTATCCGCGGCCGCGAGGATCTGGAGCACGAGGTTGTTGAGGCCAAACGCGAGGCCAAGGCCGCCTTCGGTAAGGACGAAGTCTATCTTGAAAAGCTGGTCGAGCGTGCGCGCCATGTGGAAGTGCAGGTGTTGGGCGACACGCATGGCAATGCCGTCCATCTGTTTGAGCGGGATTGCTCCATCCAGCGCCGCAATCAGAAGGTCGTGGAGCGTGCACCTGCTCCCTATCTCAACGATGAGAAGCGTGCCGAACTTTGCGGTTACGCGCTGAAGATCGCCGAAGCGACAAACTATATTGGTGCAGGCACGGTCGAATTCCTTATGGATGCCGACACGGGCGCTTTTTACTTCATCGAGGTCAATCCACGTATCCAGGTGGAGCACACGGTCACCGAGGAGGTGACCGGCGTCGATATCGTCAAGGCGCAGATTCACATTCTCGAAGGGGCGAAGATCGGCGACGCAGCCTCAGGCGTGCCGGCACAGGCCGACATCCGTTTGAATGGTGACGCGCTCCAGTGCCGTATCACGACCGAGGATCCCGAGCAGAACTTCATCCCCGATTACGGCCGCATCACCGCCTACCGGGGCGCCACCGGTTTCGGCATCCGTCTGGACGGCGGCACGGCCTATTCAGGTGCGGTCATTACCCGGTTTTACGATCCGCTGCTGGAGAAAGTCACCGCATGGGCGCCGACGCCTGAAGAGGCGATCGCCCGCATGGATCGCGCCCTGCGCGAGTTCCGCATTCGCGGTGTGGCGACCAACCTGACATTCCTTGAAGCGATCATCAGCCATCCGAATTTCCGCAACGCCTCCTATACGACCCGCTTCATTGATGAGACGCCGGAACTCTTCAGCCAGGTCAAGCGGCGCGACCGCGCGACGAAGCTTCTCAACTATCTGGCGGACGTTACCGTCAATGGTCACCCGGAAGCACGCGGCCGCGCTTTGCCCAATGCCGAGGCTGCGGCGCCGCATGTTCCCTATGTCGACATGCCGGTGCCGGATGGAAGCAAGCAGACGTTCGACAAGCTCGGGGCCGAGGGCTTCTCCAAATGGATGCGCGATCAGGAGCGTGTGCTGGTCACCGACACCACCATGCGCGACGCGCACCAGTCGCTGCTCGCGACACGCATGCGCACATTCGATATGGCGCGCATTGCCGGCGTTTACGCCCGCGCGTTGCCCGAGCTTCTGTCGCTGGAGTGCTGGGGTGGAGCGACCTTCGATGTCGCCATGCGCTTCCTGACGGAAGATCCGTGGGAGCGACTTTCGCGCATTCGCGAGGGCGCGCCGAACCTGCTTCTACAGATGCTGCTGCGTGGTGCCAATGGTGTGGGCTACACCAATTATCCCGACAATGTCGTGCAGCATTTCGTCAAGCAGGCGGCTGCGGGCGGCATCGATCTCTTCCGCGTCTTCGACTGCCTCAATTGGGTTGAAAACATGCGCGTGGCGATGGACGCCGTGCGTTCGGAAGGCAAGCTTTGTGAGGCGACCATCTGCTACACGGGCGACCTTCTCGATCCGGATCGTTCAAAGTACGACTTGAAATACTATGTCGGCCTTGCCGGCGAGCTTGAGGCGGCGGGTACCAACATCATCGCCATCAAGGACATGGCAGGTCTTTTGAAGCCCGGCGCGGCGCGCGCATTGTTCAAGGCGCTGCGTGAGGCGACGGATCTGCCGTTGCATTTCCACACGCATGACACTTCCGGCATTTCCGCAGCCACGGTGCTCGCAGCGGTGGAAAGCGGGGTCGACGCCGTCGACGCGGCAATGGATGCGCTCTCCGGCAACACATCGCAGCCCTGTCTCGGCTCCATCGTCGAAGCCCTGAAGGGCGACCCTCGCGACACTGGGCTCGACCGGGAGTGGGTGCGCCGCATCTCCTTCTATTGGGAGGCCGTGCGCAATCAGTATGCCGCCTTCGAAAGCGACCTGAAGGGGCCGGCATCCGAAGTCTACCTGCATGAAATGCCTGGCGGCCAGTTCACCAATCTGAAGGAGCAGGCCCGCTCGCTTGGGCTTGAGACCCGCTGGCATGAGGTGGCCCGTGCCTATCATGACGTCAACATGATGTTCGGCGACATCGTCAAGGTCACGCCATCCTCCAAGGTGGTCGGCGATATGGCGCTGATGATGGTCTCGCAGGATCTGACCGTGGCGGATGTCGAGAACCCGGAAAAGGATATCGCCTTCCCGGATTCGGTCGTTTCCATGTTGCATGGAGACCTTGGTCAGCCTCCGGCAGGTTGGCCGGTTGCGCTGCAGAAGAAGGTTCTGAAAGGGGACAAGCCGATCAACGTGCGCCCCGGCTCATTGCTTGAACCTGCCGATCTCGATGCGGACCGCAAGGCGCTTGAAGAGAAGCTTGGCCGCAAGGTCAGCGAGTACGAGTTTTCGTCCTGGTTGATGTATCCGAAAGTCTTTACCGACTTCGCCGCCGCATCGGAAAGCTACGGTCCAGTCAGTGTGTTGCCGACGCCCGTCTATTTCTACGGCATGGAGCCGGAGGATGAGATTTTCGTCGAGATCGAGCGCGGCAAGACGCTCGTCATTCGCTGCCTTGCCGTTGGCGACGTTGACGAAAAGGGAATGGTCACGGTCTTCTTCGAACTCAATGGCCAGCCACGCCGCGTCAAGGTTCCTGATCGGGTGCATGGTGCCTCGGCATCGGCCGCGCGTCGCAAGGCGGAGGCCGGAAACGAGGCACATGTGGGTGCGCCGATGCCTGGGGTCGTCTCAACGCTCGCCGTCAAGCCGGGGCAGACCGTCCAGTCTGGCGATGTGCTTCTGTCCATCGAGGCGATGAAGATGGAAACCGCGCTTCATGCGGAGCGCGACGGTACGATCGCCGAAGTTCTCGTGGGCGCGGGCGATCAGATCGATGCCAAGGATCTCCTCATCGTGTTCGAAAATGGCGACTGA
- a CDS encoding MFS transporter, whose amino-acid sequence MSSRNASIGRWAVAACFFVNGFMVGSWAPQIPVVVSRFELSESALGLLILVFGCGAVAVMPLCGYLIGRFGSRIVLRIAAVVCALSFGGLVGATMIWQMVAALIFFGAFLGAMDISMNANAVAVERSLGRAVMSSSHGFWSLGGFVGAGAGGLLIERYGYMAHAGMVVAFAFVLVVITLPFLIVETRSVGGEDGHGHKGMPRNPMVYVTGLVALFCMLPEGAILDWAALYLRQEMGAGIAEASLAFTAFSGSMAIMRFAGDRLRNRFGAVRTLRYSGIVATIGMLGAGLAPSPMLATIAFALSGMGIANMVPIVFSAAGNQPGLSPGAGMSVATTIGYSGMLVAPSLVGFIAERTGFVPIFLAFSLLLASVLMLANLVRSADTIAVQPAGGA is encoded by the coding sequence ATGTCTTCCCGCAATGCGTCCATCGGGCGCTGGGCCGTAGCGGCCTGCTTCTTCGTCAATGGTTTCATGGTTGGTAGCTGGGCACCGCAGATCCCGGTTGTCGTCTCAAGATTTGAGCTGAGTGAATCAGCACTCGGTTTGCTCATTCTCGTTTTCGGCTGTGGTGCTGTGGCGGTTATGCCGCTCTGCGGCTATCTGATTGGCCGGTTTGGCTCCCGCATTGTCCTGCGCATCGCCGCTGTTGTGTGCGCGTTGTCCTTTGGCGGTCTCGTTGGAGCAACGATGATCTGGCAGATGGTTGCTGCACTTATCTTTTTTGGCGCATTCTTGGGTGCCATGGACATCTCCATGAATGCCAACGCTGTGGCCGTGGAGCGTTCGCTTGGGCGTGCGGTGATGTCTTCCTCACATGGGTTTTGGAGTCTGGGCGGGTTTGTCGGTGCCGGGGCCGGCGGCCTGTTGATCGAGCGTTATGGCTATATGGCACATGCCGGAATGGTGGTGGCATTTGCCTTCGTACTTGTGGTCATCACGCTGCCATTCCTCATAGTCGAAACCCGCTCCGTGGGCGGGGAGGATGGCCATGGGCATAAGGGAATGCCGCGCAATCCGATGGTGTATGTGACAGGTCTCGTCGCGCTTTTCTGCATGTTGCCGGAAGGCGCGATTCTCGATTGGGCCGCGCTCTACCTGCGACAGGAAATGGGCGCAGGTATCGCCGAGGCGAGCCTCGCCTTCACCGCATTTTCCGGCTCCATGGCGATCATGCGTTTTGCCGGCGACCGGCTGCGCAATCGCTTCGGTGCAGTGCGCACGTTACGCTATTCAGGCATAGTGGCGACGATTGGTATGCTTGGTGCAGGGCTTGCACCATCACCCATGCTGGCAACGATCGCCTTCGCCCTCAGCGGGATGGGGATTGCCAACATGGTACCGATTGTCTTTTCCGCTGCGGGCAACCAACCGGGACTTTCACCGGGGGCAGGCATGAGCGTGGCCACCACCATCGGCTATTCCGGAATGCTTGTTGCCCCCTCATTGGTGGGCTTCATCGCGGAGCGCACCGGATTCGTGCCGATCTTCCTGGCTTTTTCCCTGCTGCTTGCCAGCGTTCTGATGCTGGCCAATCTTGTCAGGTCCGCTGACACGATTGCCGTGCAGCCCGCCGGTGGAGCCTGA